The following coding sequences are from one Rhineura floridana isolate rRhiFlo1 chromosome 2, rRhiFlo1.hap2, whole genome shotgun sequence window:
- the PRORP gene encoding mitochondrial ribonuclease P catalytic subunit isoform X2, with protein MVFFCQMSSWVLPTLLKTYPMPRLQQLPPVFRCLIFTTSDQCAKPVDPKAILPGATTFSSRDRDEGIRETRVGKGYSSPRPFNLFAAGASKRRSMPHKAIEEAEHPILRKQTLFPPDKPLSAEEWEKLMGEYEGKKKFEDVMFDQMITYNSPIDVAKSLLAAVANRDGDIGYNLLLKYLVLCVSQECTEEIYDVYDILKARFKILETSGYGLLIRGLSGSQRWREALSLLEEVKKIMTPSKGNYGDCIRGAFLNQEINLACKLFHEMLAQDLIPNLDTLQVFFDTGKSVKDDSLKTELLHILSYLRDNQVYPGETLMQSIKQWFESIPGENWKGNLTTIKNSGQCPSCNQTLESINLSPEEYNILKEKIMKDVIQGTDTFRKTTPQELEEFQTYVNRCPPFDIVIDGLNVARVSSKCNPSQTAAEKKKANQELDFYVKKTCGLSSFLHDSTGVKPIELSYEVKC; from the exons ATGGTATTTTTTTGCCAAATGAGCAGCTGGGTTTTGCCAACGTTACTGAAGACGTATCCCATGCCAAGGCTTCAACAGTTGCCTCCTGTCTTTAGGTGCTTAATTTTCACTACTTCGGATCAGTGTGCAAAACCAGTGGATCCCAAAGCTATTCTTCCAGGAGCTACTACATTCAGTTCTAGAGATAGAGATGAAGGCATAAGGGAGACcagagttgggaaaggctactcttCTCCGCGCCCTTTTAATCTGTTTGCTGCTGGAGCATCAAAGAGGAGATCAATGCCCCACAAAGCCATTGAAGAGGCAGAGCACCCCATTTTGAGGAAGCAGACACTTTTTCCTCCAGACAAACCTTTGAGTGCTGAGGAGTGGGAAAAGCTGATGGGAGAATATGAGGGAAAGAAAAAGTTTGAAGACGTTATGTTTGATCAAATGATCACTTACAATAGCCCCATAGATGTGGCTAAATCCTTGCTGGCTGCAGTGGCTAATCGAGATGGCGATATTGGGTATAACCTTTTGCTTAAGTACTTGGTTCTGTGCGTCTCTCAGGAGTGCACAGAGGAGATTTATGATGTCTATGACATTCTGAAAGCCCGATTTAAGATTTTAGAAACATCAGGCTATGGTCTTCTGATCAGAGGTCTGAGTGGTTCACAACGCTGGAGAGAGGCCTTGTCACTTCTGGAGGAGgttaaaaaaatcatgaccccTTCAAAAGGAAACTACGGAGACTGCATCAGGGGGGCCTTTCTTAACCAGGAAATAAATCTTGCATGCAAACTATTTCATGAGATGCTAGCCCAAGATCTGATACCAAACTTGGATACCCTGCAAGTTTTCTTCGACACTGGCAAGAGTGTGAAGGATGACAGCCTGAAAACTGAACTCCTTCACATCCTCTCCTACTTAAGAGATAATCAAGTATATCCTGGGGAAACTCTTATGCAGAGCATAAAGCAATGGTTTGAAAG TATTCCGGGAGAAAACTGGAAAGGAAACTTAACTACCATCAAAAATAG TGGACAGTGCCCATCTTGTAATCAGACCTTGGAAAGTATTAACTTGAGCCCAGAAGAATACAATATTCTGAAGGAAAAAATAATGAAGGATGTCATACAAGGGACTGATACATTTAGGAAAACTACCCCCCAA GAACTTGAAGAATTTCAGACATATGTGAATCGGTGTCCCCCTTTCGATATTGTGATTGATGGTCTCAATGTTGCCAGAGTTTCCAGCAAATGCAATCCATCTCAAACT